Proteins encoded together in one Amblyomma americanum isolate KBUSLIRL-KWMA chromosome 1, ASM5285725v1, whole genome shotgun sequence window:
- the LOC144114591 gene encoding uncharacterized protein LOC144114591 produces MPHSCADLRKQKLVALFVCGFAGVCIAGVVGGYGGGYGLGYGGGFGGGFGGLGYGGGLGYGGGLGHGLGLVKTVPGPSFLVKTVHNVNRVSHGSTLFGHYGHGGGYGGVGLGGGYGGALVGGGYGGGLGGGFGGGLGGGYAKVAVKG; encoded by the coding sequence CTTGTTGCCCTTTTCGTCTGCGGCTTCGCCGGTGTGTGCATTGCTGGAGTTGTGGGAGGATACGGTGGAGGATATGGACTGGGAtacggcggcggcttcggcgggGGCTTCGGGGGTCTGGGATACGGCGGCGGCCTTGGATACGGAGGAGGCTTGGGACATGGACTGGGCCTGGTGAAGACCGTTCCCGGACCCTCCTTCCTAGTCAAGACCGTGCATAACGTGAATCGAGTCAGCCATGGTTCTACGCTGTTCGGCCACTACGGCCATGGCGGCGGATACGGCGGCGTCGGCCTCGGCGGCGGCTACGGTGGTGCCCTGGTCGGCGGCGGCTACGGAGGTGgcctcggcggcggcttcggtgGCGGCCTCGGTGGTGGCTATGCCAAGGTTGCCGTCAAGGGATAA